A DNA window from Chitinivibrionales bacterium contains the following coding sequences:
- a CDS encoding VCBS repeat-containing protein, whose product MKTIYGGEHKNKYLLETTGCGVAFYDYDNDGWLDIFLVNGWRLEGFPAGQEPTSHLFKNNRDGTFTDVTEKAGLVHHGWGQGVCIGDYDNDGFDDLFVTYFGKNVLYHNNGDGTFTDVTDKAGVGGNGKRWNTGCAFVDYDRDGKLDLFVANYIDLDLATAPVPESGPCLYKGIMVACGPPGLKGGKNILFHNNGDGTFTDVSDSSGILNANGTYGLGVLTADFDNDGWPDIYVANDSAPSALYQNKKNGKFEDIA is encoded by the coding sequence GTGAAGACAATTTACGGCGGCGAGCACAAGAACAAATATCTTCTCGAGACCACCGGCTGCGGTGTCGCCTTTTATGACTATGACAATGACGGCTGGCTGGACATTTTTCTGGTGAACGGCTGGCGCCTCGAAGGATTTCCCGCCGGCCAGGAGCCTACGTCGCATCTCTTCAAAAACAATCGCGACGGCACATTCACCGACGTGACCGAGAAGGCCGGACTCGTTCATCATGGCTGGGGACAGGGCGTTTGCATCGGTGATTACGACAATGACGGATTCGATGATCTGTTCGTCACCTACTTCGGCAAGAATGTGCTTTATCACAACAACGGCGACGGCACATTTACCGATGTAACCGATAAAGCCGGAGTCGGTGGAAACGGGAAACGCTGGAATACGGGTTGTGCCTTTGTCGACTACGACCGCGACGGCAAGCTCGATCTGTTCGTTGCCAATTACATCGATCTCGATCTTGCGACCGCCCCCGTTCCGGAGTCCGGTCCGTGTCTCTACAAGGGAATCATGGTAGCTTGCGGGCCGCCGGGACTGAAGGGCGGGAAAAATATTCTGTTTCACAATAACGGCGATGGCACCTTCACCGATGTTTCTGATTCAAGCGGGATTTTGAACGCGAATGGAACCTATGGCCTAGGCGTGCTTACTGCTGACTTCGACAATGACGGCTGGCCGGATATCTATGTCGCCAATGATTCCGCGCCCAGCGCGCTGTATCAGAACAAAAAAAACGGCAAGTTTGAAGATATTGCT